One window of the Chitinimonas sp. BJYL2 genome contains the following:
- a CDS encoding glycosyltransferase family 41 protein, with amino-acid sequence MPDTLSPQEVLTYAALKLQQGDPAGADNLAAMILEKNPHISAAWLLRAQVAILGGGNAEPLLQRAQACADLGSAALDQIRALQQQKQQGQRADALLEQGNRHYQQGQTEQARYCYAQALQLAPRHAHAWTNMGLLLHGAGLLAQAQAAYEQALQCNDQLAVVHNNYGILLQQLGQMRRAEAHYQRALSLQRDYGVGWKNYASLLQDQGRFNEAGAAYAQAHALLPSDPEPLAGLAFMDLYRVDWPSLAHHSQALMLSLQARPSARIAPFMALALQDDPAFQLDITRRWAAGYTRTRLPAITAQPKSRIRLGYLGGDFHSHATSWLTAGLFARHDRSRFEVIGYDYGPDDQSPLRARVAAGFDRFEQVATLDDPTLAQRIRDDGIDILIDLKGWTRRTRTQVLAYRPAPLQLHYLGYPGTLGADWIDYQIVDAIVAPPDRPNAFHEALIRLPHCYQINDCERPISAVPSRAQAGLPDTGFVFACFNQHYKLSPAMWDAWMRLLQAVPHSVLWLLDPHPEWRTRLQQAAEAAGVSHQRLVFAPALPQADHLARLSCANLMLDTLPCNAHTTASDALWAGVPVLTCMGQSMAARVAASCLHAVGLSELITSSLDEYLSLALKLATHPQQLSELRARLLANRLTAPLFDTAASVRALEQAYQTAWNHFQSGQQPQSFDIASPNPQPG; translated from the coding sequence ATGCCCGATACGCTCAGCCCGCAGGAAGTCCTGACCTACGCCGCCCTCAAGCTGCAGCAGGGCGACCCTGCCGGTGCCGACAATCTGGCTGCCATGATTCTGGAGAAGAATCCGCATATCAGTGCGGCATGGCTGCTGCGTGCGCAGGTCGCCATCCTTGGTGGCGGCAATGCCGAACCGCTGTTGCAACGTGCCCAAGCCTGTGCAGATCTTGGGTCTGCCGCCCTCGACCAGATACGCGCGCTACAGCAGCAAAAGCAGCAGGGGCAGCGTGCCGATGCACTGCTCGAACAAGGTAACCGGCACTACCAGCAAGGGCAGACTGAGCAAGCCCGATACTGCTATGCCCAGGCCCTGCAGCTCGCGCCACGCCACGCCCATGCCTGGACGAACATGGGATTGTTGCTGCATGGCGCAGGCTTGCTCGCGCAGGCACAGGCTGCCTATGAACAAGCTTTGCAATGCAACGACCAGCTTGCTGTCGTACATAACAATTACGGGATCTTGCTCCAACAGCTCGGCCAGATGCGCCGCGCCGAGGCGCACTATCAACGCGCCCTCTCCTTGCAGCGTGACTATGGCGTGGGCTGGAAAAACTACGCCTCCCTGCTGCAAGATCAGGGTCGCTTCAATGAAGCCGGTGCAGCCTACGCGCAGGCGCATGCCCTGCTGCCCAGCGATCCTGAACCGCTAGCCGGGCTGGCATTCATGGACCTCTATCGTGTTGACTGGCCCTCGCTGGCGCATCACAGTCAGGCACTGATGCTGTCGCTGCAAGCCCGGCCCAGCGCGCGCATCGCGCCCTTCATGGCGCTGGCTTTGCAGGATGACCCCGCCTTCCAGCTCGACATTACCCGACGCTGGGCTGCCGGCTATACCCGCACGCGCTTGCCCGCCATAACGGCACAGCCCAAATCGCGCATCCGCCTCGGCTATCTGGGTGGCGATTTTCACAGCCACGCTACCAGCTGGCTCACCGCCGGCCTGTTTGCCCGCCATGATCGCAGTCGCTTTGAGGTGATCGGCTACGATTACGGCCCCGACGATCAATCGCCGCTACGTGCACGGGTGGCGGCCGGGTTTGATCGCTTCGAACAAGTCGCCACGCTCGACGACCCGACCCTCGCGCAACGCATCCGCGACGACGGCATCGATATCCTCATCGACCTCAAGGGCTGGACCCGCCGCACACGCACCCAGGTACTGGCCTACCGCCCTGCGCCGCTGCAGCTGCACTATCTGGGCTACCCCGGCACGCTGGGCGCCGACTGGATCGACTACCAGATTGTCGACGCCATCGTCGCCCCACCCGATCGGCCCAACGCCTTCCACGAAGCATTGATCCGACTGCCCCACTGCTACCAGATCAACGATTGCGAGCGGCCCATCAGCGCCGTGCCCAGCCGAGCCCAAGCCGGCCTGCCCGACACCGGTTTCGTTTTTGCCTGCTTCAACCAGCACTACAAACTGAGCCCCGCCATGTGGGACGCGTGGATGCGGCTGTTGCAAGCGGTACCGCACAGCGTGCTCTGGCTATTGGACCCGCACCCCGAGTGGCGCACCCGCCTGCAACAAGCCGCAGAAGCCGCCGGTGTATCCCACCAGCGCCTCGTCTTCGCCCCCGCCCTGCCCCAGGCCGACCACCTGGCACGCCTAAGCTGCGCCAACCTGATGCTCGACACCCTGCCCTGCAACGCCCACACCACGGCTAGCGATGCCCTGTGGGCAGGCGTGCCGGTACTCACCTGCATGGGCCAAAGCATGGCGGCACGGGTCGCCGCCAGTTGCCTGCATGCCGTCGGGCTCAGCGAGTTGATCACCAGCTCGCTCGACGAGTATCTTTCCTTAGCGCTCAAGCTGGCGACTCACCCACAGCAACTATCGGAACTGCGTGCGCGCCTGCTAGCCAACCGGCTGACAGCCCCGCTGTTTGATACGGCAGCTAGCGTAAGGGCATTGGAGCAGGCCTATCAGACCGCATGGAACCATTTCCAAAGCGGCCAGCAACCGCAAAGCTTCGACATCGCCAGCCCAAACCCTCAACCCGGCTGA
- a CDS encoding thioredoxin family protein — MWYRFLIAMLASAMVLASEQPYDEQADARADLKQALIRARAQQKPVLIVFGANWCGDCRALDRSLKTDKNARLMAASFEIVKVDVARFNKNLDIDTVYGNPIKQGIPAVVVLAPDQRVLYATRAGELANARKMDDEGVYGFFSRIVEQARQPG, encoded by the coding sequence ATGTGGTATCGATTTCTGATCGCCATGCTGGCCAGTGCAATGGTCTTGGCCAGCGAGCAACCCTATGACGAGCAGGCCGATGCACGGGCCGATCTGAAACAGGCGCTGATCCGCGCAAGGGCGCAACAAAAGCCGGTGCTGATCGTGTTTGGCGCCAATTGGTGTGGCGATTGCCGGGCGCTGGATCGCAGCCTCAAGACCGACAAGAACGCTCGCCTGATGGCGGCCTCGTTCGAAATCGTGAAGGTCGATGTGGCGCGCTTCAACAAGAATCTGGATATCGACACGGTGTACGGCAACCCGATCAAGCAGGGCATCCCGGCCGTGGTGGTGCTCGCGCCTGATCAGCGCGTGCTCTATGCCACGCGGGCGGGGGAGTTGGCGAATGCCCGCAAGATGGATGATGAGGGTGTGTACGGGTTTTTCAGCCGGATTGTCGAGCAGGCGCGTCAGCCGGGTTGA
- the hpnC gene encoding squalene synthase HpnC has protein sequence MPDSYAINHYENFPVASVLLPPAMRRPIAIVYRFARTADDFADEGERTAAERLALLDGYRKGLDEIEAGGPISDALFRDLKTEVIDAHRVPVQLFRDLLDAFAQDVVKTRYADMAELLDYSRRSANPVGRIVLHIAGLATAERLVQSDAICSALQLINFWQDVAIDWQKQRVYLPQDALARHGVTEADIAAARVDARWQALLTEMVQSTHDLLWSGAPLGASLPGRLGMEIRLTVLGGDAILRKTRQADFDVFTRRPKLGKRDWPGLLLGTLSTRRFKA, from the coding sequence ATGCCTGATTCCTACGCCATCAACCATTACGAGAACTTTCCGGTTGCCTCGGTGCTGCTGCCTCCCGCCATGCGCCGGCCCATCGCCATCGTCTACCGCTTTGCGCGCACGGCCGATGACTTTGCCGATGAGGGCGAGCGCACGGCGGCGGAGCGATTGGCGCTGCTTGATGGCTATCGCAAGGGACTGGACGAGATTGAAGCCGGCGGCCCCATCAGCGATGCCTTGTTTCGCGACCTGAAAACCGAGGTCATCGATGCCCATCGGGTGCCGGTGCAACTGTTCCGTGATCTGCTCGATGCGTTTGCGCAGGATGTGGTCAAAACCCGCTATGCCGATATGGCCGAACTGCTCGACTACAGCCGCCGCTCGGCCAACCCGGTTGGCCGCATCGTGCTGCACATTGCAGGTCTCGCCACGGCCGAGCGACTGGTGCAATCCGATGCCATCTGCTCGGCGCTGCAGCTGATCAATTTCTGGCAGGACGTGGCGATCGACTGGCAAAAGCAGCGCGTCTACCTGCCGCAAGACGCCCTCGCCCGCCACGGCGTGACCGAAGCCGACATTGCCGCCGCGCGCGTGGATGCGCGCTGGCAGGCCTTGCTGACGGAGATGGTCCAGTCCACCCATGATTTGCTCTGGTCTGGCGCGCCGCTCGGTGCCAGCCTGCCGGGCCGGCTGGGCATGGAGATCCGCCTCACCGTGCTAGGTGGCGACGCCATCCTGCGCAAAACCCGTCAGGCCGACTTCGATGTCTTCACGCGCCGGCCCAAGCTCGGCAAGCGCGATTGGCCCGGTTTGTTGCTGGGTACGCTGTCGACCCGGCGTTTCAAGGCATGA
- a CDS encoding thermonuclease family protein — MRLVGAVLRLLGARSHAARLAALIAIAAAGFAWWQGQSTAAPLPGNTQSARVSRVFDGDTVEIILTNGETQRVRLAWVDAPEHDQPYGDAAKSTLTALLLGREVSVLPAGPQHDRYGRLLAQIAIQGRDAGEAQLQAGMAWHYVQYARKDQPGDAYTSYANAEAGARTQQQGLWQQVNPMPPWQHRKAGRQ; from the coding sequence ATGAGGCTGGTCGGCGCAGTACTACGTTTGTTGGGCGCCCGTAGCCACGCGGCACGGTTGGCAGCGTTGATCGCGATTGCGGCCGCGGGCTTTGCCTGGTGGCAAGGCCAATCAACCGCCGCGCCCTTGCCTGGCAACACCCAGTCAGCGCGCGTCAGCCGCGTGTTTGATGGCGATACGGTAGAGATCATATTGACCAACGGGGAAACGCAGCGTGTGCGTCTGGCCTGGGTCGATGCACCTGAGCATGATCAGCCCTACGGCGATGCGGCGAAATCGACGTTGACTGCGCTGCTACTGGGCCGTGAGGTCAGCGTCCTGCCAGCCGGGCCGCAACATGATCGCTATGGCCGCCTGCTGGCGCAGATTGCCATACAGGGGCGCGATGCCGGGGAAGCCCAGCTGCAGGCGGGTATGGCCTGGCACTATGTGCAGTACGCGCGCAAGGATCAGCCCGGTGATGCCTACACCAGCTATGCCAACGCAGAAGCCGGCGCCCGCACACAGCAGCAGGGACTCTGGCAGCAGGTCAACCCCATGCCACCCTGGCAGCACCGCAAAGCGGGCCGGCAGTAA
- a CDS encoding DMT family transporter: MLPFPASLRHSGPFWMVLASILFACMGVFVKLGATHFRTAELVFYRCFVGFLVVGLVVMWQGGTLRTPVLGKHLSRGIAGTIALMLYFYAIASLPLATAVTLNYTSPLFLALLTTVWLREGVSKRLLLAMLVGFGGVVLLLQPTLSRDQWFAGLMGLASGFGAAIAYMNVRMLGEAGEPESRTVFYFSLIATLMAAVWMIPGGLSPITWGNVWLLAGMGACATGAQLAMTRAYRKGHSLVVASLAYTTVLCASLFGMVLWNDPHPWTAWLAMGLIAFSGMYAAQRKG, encoded by the coding sequence ATGCTGCCTTTCCCCGCCTCGCTACGACACTCCGGCCCATTCTGGATGGTGCTGGCCTCGATCCTGTTCGCCTGCATGGGCGTGTTCGTCAAACTCGGTGCCACCCATTTCCGTACGGCAGAACTGGTGTTCTATCGCTGCTTTGTGGGCTTTCTGGTGGTGGGGCTGGTGGTGATGTGGCAGGGCGGTACGCTGAGGACGCCGGTGCTGGGCAAACATTTGAGCCGGGGCATTGCCGGCACGATCGCGCTGATGCTGTATTTCTATGCGATAGCAAGCCTGCCGCTGGCGACTGCAGTCACGTTGAATTACACCTCGCCCTTGTTTCTGGCTTTGCTGACCACCGTGTGGCTACGCGAAGGGGTATCGAAACGCCTGTTGCTGGCAATGCTGGTGGGCTTTGGCGGTGTGGTGCTGCTATTGCAGCCCACGCTGAGCCGCGATCAATGGTTTGCCGGCTTGATGGGCTTGGCTTCGGGTTTTGGTGCCGCCATCGCCTACATGAATGTGCGCATGCTCGGCGAAGCAGGGGAGCCTGAGTCGCGTACGGTGTTCTACTTTTCTTTGATTGCTACCCTGATGGCTGCTGTCTGGATGATCCCCGGCGGCCTCAGCCCCATCACTTGGGGCAATGTGTGGCTGTTGGCCGGCATGGGTGCCTGCGCCACGGGTGCGCAGCTGGCCATGACACGGGCGTATCGCAAGGGCCATAGCCTCGTTGTGGCCAGCTTGGCTTACACCACGGTGCTGTGCGCCAGCCTGTTCGGCATGGTGTTGTGGAACGACCCGCATCCTTGGACTGCCTGGCTTGCCATGGGCTTGATTGCGTTCAGCGGCATGTACGCTGCCCAGCGCAAGGGCTGA
- a CDS encoding ATP-binding protein gives MSLTLRRAVVLAILAGLLVPSLFIGYLTLQRQEDSLLKRLSEDHNRITQILVLGMQEPLWNLSAETGEPLLESVMGDERIIRVIVQDATLGPFLERNRPERRQGKLKTISQSVTKQGNVIGKVTVEMDDGGALAQIDQQQRYSLLTAGFQLLGSLALILVILQKRVLNPLQRLMSESIRLARRDLATPFEWKRQDEIGKLGQSLEITRQSLHSLFGELETKNRELQADIQQRKQIEHALRSSEDRYRRLVESTNVVPWEANPAEWRFTYVGPQAEILLGFPLHVWYSEGFLTTYLHQDDRHLAYKLFAEGQDRDNTIEFECRMLGANGKVVWVMLVATMIPDEAGERHLQGYMIDISARKSTEIELDHYRNHLEELVEQRTKALAAANKELEAFSYSVSHDLRAPLRSVDGFSQVLLEDYSDKLDEAGRQYLGRIRRATQNMSNLIDDLLNLSKLTRSEINTQPVNLSDMATEIVSELRQAYPDREVAVTIMPNLVTDADPKLIRLAMQNLLANAWKFTGKSPAAEIRFGATQVDGQNAFYVADNGAGFDMSYADKLFGAFQRLHSPQEFEGSGVGLAIVQRIVNRHSGRVWAKGALNQGATFYFTLPRQSS, from the coding sequence ATGAGCCTCACATTGCGGCGTGCGGTTGTGCTGGCCATTCTGGCCGGCCTGCTGGTGCCGAGTCTCTTCATTGGTTATCTGACCTTGCAGCGCCAGGAGGATTCCCTCCTCAAGCGTCTTAGCGAGGACCACAACCGCATCACCCAGATTCTGGTCTTGGGCATGCAGGAACCCCTCTGGAACCTGTCGGCCGAGACGGGCGAGCCCCTGCTGGAATCGGTGATGGGTGATGAGCGCATCATTCGCGTCATCGTGCAGGACGCGACCCTGGGGCCGTTCCTTGAGCGCAACCGCCCCGAGCGCCGGCAGGGCAAACTCAAGACGATTTCGCAGAGCGTCACCAAACAGGGCAACGTGATCGGTAAGGTCACGGTGGAAATGGACGATGGCGGCGCCCTGGCGCAGATCGACCAGCAGCAGCGTTATTCCCTGCTGACCGCGGGTTTCCAGTTGCTGGGCAGCCTGGCGCTGATTCTGGTCATCTTGCAGAAACGCGTTCTTAACCCCCTGCAGCGACTCATGTCCGAATCCATCCGCCTCGCACGTCGCGACTTGGCCACGCCGTTCGAGTGGAAGCGCCAGGACGAGATCGGCAAGCTTGGCCAAAGCCTGGAAATCACCCGGCAATCGTTGCATAGCCTGTTTGGCGAACTGGAAACCAAGAACCGCGAACTGCAAGCCGATATTCAGCAGCGCAAGCAGATCGAACACGCCTTGCGCTCCAGCGAAGACCGTTATCGCCGCCTGGTGGAATCAACCAATGTGGTGCCTTGGGAAGCCAACCCGGCTGAGTGGCGCTTTACCTATGTGGGACCACAGGCCGAGATCCTTCTGGGCTTCCCGCTGCATGTCTGGTACAGCGAAGGCTTCCTGACCACCTATCTGCATCAGGATGATCGTCATCTGGCTTACAAGCTGTTCGCCGAGGGTCAGGATCGCGATAACACCATCGAGTTCGAGTGCCGCATGCTCGGCGCCAACGGCAAGGTGGTATGGGTGATGCTGGTCGCGACGATGATTCCGGATGAGGCTGGCGAGCGCCATTTGCAGGGTTACATGATCGACATCTCGGCGCGCAAATCGACCGAGATCGAACTGGATCATTACCGCAACCACCTCGAAGAACTGGTCGAGCAGCGTACCAAGGCATTGGCCGCGGCCAACAAGGAGCTGGAGGCGTTTTCGTATTCGGTATCGCACGATCTGCGCGCACCCCTGCGCAGCGTGGATGGTTTTTCACAGGTGCTGCTCGAAGATTACTCGGACAAGCTCGACGAGGCAGGTCGCCAGTATCTGGGCCGCATCCGCCGCGCCACGCAGAATATGTCGAACCTGATCGACGACCTGCTCAATCTGTCCAAGCTGACCCGCAGCGAGATCAACACCCAGCCCGTCAACCTGTCCGACATGGCCACCGAAATCGTGAGCGAGTTGCGGCAGGCGTATCCAGACCGGGAGGTGGCTGTGACCATCATGCCCAATCTGGTGACCGATGCAGACCCCAAGCTGATCCGCCTGGCCATGCAGAACCTGCTGGCCAATGCCTGGAAATTTACCGGCAAGAGCCCGGCAGCGGAGATCCGTTTTGGCGCCACCCAGGTCGATGGCCAGAATGCGTTCTATGTCGCCGATAACGGTGCCGGCTTTGACATGAGCTATGCCGACAAGTTGTTCGGTGCCTTCCAGCGACTGCATAGCCCGCAGGAATTCGAGGGGAGCGGGGTGGGGCTGGCGATCGTACAGCGTATCGTCAATCGCCATAGCGGCCGTGTCTGGGCCAAGGGTGCACTCAACCAGGGCGCCACCTTCTACTTCACCTTGCCGCGCCAGTCGAGCTAA
- a CDS encoding D-amino acid dehydrogenase has translation MKVVVLGAGITGICSAWFLREAGFDVVVLDRQPEAALETSFANGGQISVSQSEPWANPQAPLKVLKWLWRDDSPLLFRPKLDLQQWRWGLAFLRECLPGRTERNIIQMVNLGLFSRSTLHALRASTGIQYDQLSRGILQLFFDQRDFDAAAQSSLLMRQYGCVREAISRERAAAIEPTLARLGSRLSGAIWAEDDESGDARQFTQKLAELARARGVVFQYNSCISKLETEAGQVSGVRYCNQEGQSVLERGDTYLLCLGSYSPQLLAPLGIHLPIYPAKGYSATMLTEGYEGAPTVSLTDDAVKMVYSRLGNRIRIAGTAELNGYSTELNEVRCEALTRRYFSLFPESADPNSVQYWTGLRPSTPSNVPIIGRSRLPNLYLNTGHGTLGWTEGPGSGRAIAELIAGRKPPVDFAFTGI, from the coding sequence TTGAAGGTTGTCGTTCTGGGTGCCGGCATTACCGGCATATGCTCAGCTTGGTTCCTGCGTGAAGCAGGCTTCGATGTGGTGGTGCTCGACCGTCAGCCTGAGGCAGCACTGGAGACCAGCTTTGCCAACGGCGGCCAGATATCCGTCTCGCAATCCGAACCCTGGGCCAACCCGCAAGCGCCACTCAAGGTGCTCAAGTGGCTATGGCGTGACGATTCCCCCCTGCTGTTCCGTCCCAAGCTGGATCTGCAGCAGTGGCGCTGGGGTCTGGCCTTTCTCCGCGAATGCCTGCCAGGCCGCACGGAGCGCAACATCATCCAGATGGTGAATCTGGGTCTGTTCAGCCGCAGCACCCTGCATGCGCTGCGTGCAAGCACGGGCATTCAGTACGACCAGCTCAGCCGCGGCATTCTCCAGCTGTTCTTTGATCAGCGCGACTTCGATGCCGCCGCCCAGTCATCCTTGCTGATGCGCCAGTATGGCTGTGTGCGTGAAGCCATCAGCCGTGAACGGGCCGCCGCCATCGAACCCACGCTGGCACGGCTGGGCAGCCGGCTGAGCGGCGCCATCTGGGCAGAAGACGACGAATCGGGCGATGCCCGACAGTTCACCCAGAAGCTGGCAGAGTTAGCCCGTGCGCGCGGCGTTGTCTTCCAGTACAACAGTTGCATCAGCAAGCTGGAAACCGAGGCCGGGCAGGTCAGCGGCGTCAGGTATTGCAATCAGGAAGGCCAAAGCGTACTTGAGCGTGGCGATACCTATCTCCTGTGTCTGGGGAGCTACAGTCCGCAACTGCTCGCGCCGCTGGGTATCCATCTGCCGATTTATCCTGCCAAAGGCTACTCGGCTACCATGCTCACTGAGGGCTACGAAGGGGCGCCCACCGTGAGCCTCACCGACGATGCCGTCAAGATGGTCTACAGCCGCCTCGGCAACCGCATCCGCATTGCCGGTACGGCCGAGCTGAACGGCTACAGCACCGAGCTGAACGAGGTGCGTTGCGAGGCGCTGACACGGCGCTATTTCTCGCTGTTCCCCGAATCAGCAGACCCGAACTCGGTGCAGTACTGGACCGGCTTGCGCCCCTCCACTCCGTCGAACGTGCCCATCATCGGCCGCTCGCGCCTGCCCAATCTTTACCTCAACACCGGCCACGGTACGCTGGGCTGGACGGAAGGCCCCGGCTCAGGACGCGCCATTGCCGAACTGATTGCCGGACGCAAACCACCTGTCGATTTCGCATTTACGGGAATCTAG
- a CDS encoding ABC transporter substrate-binding protein, producing MPRQLVRILLLVCCAFALHTAQAAVVVLYTYHIKPPYIVDADKEVGLYYDLASWLNKRTRKHHFKVEPMPRKRLDAELEAEKLDGLVIGVNPVWFKDKARTRYLWTQAFMSDIDLVVSRREKPIPYSGPESLTNLRIGLPAGYYYFGVDELVKAGKVIRDDAANEGANLQKLASGRVDAIIVSRPTLDYFIRQQPAWQTRFSIADIPHDAFDRHILIPKTLGHLLPELNAALANLGRDPEWKAAQDSYR from the coding sequence ATGCCTCGCCAACTTGTCCGTATCCTGTTGCTGGTCTGCTGTGCGTTTGCCCTCCATACCGCCCAGGCGGCCGTGGTGGTGCTGTACACCTATCACATCAAGCCGCCTTATATCGTCGATGCCGACAAGGAGGTAGGCCTCTACTACGATCTGGCAAGCTGGCTGAACAAGCGCACCCGCAAGCACCACTTCAAGGTGGAGCCCATGCCCCGCAAGCGGCTTGATGCGGAACTCGAAGCCGAAAAACTGGATGGTCTGGTAATCGGCGTGAACCCGGTGTGGTTCAAAGACAAGGCACGTACCCGCTATCTGTGGACGCAGGCCTTCATGAGCGACATTGATCTGGTGGTATCGCGGCGCGAGAAGCCAATTCCTTACTCGGGACCGGAGTCACTGACCAATCTGCGTATCGGCTTGCCGGCAGGCTATTACTACTTTGGCGTGGACGAGCTGGTCAAAGCAGGCAAGGTGATACGCGACGATGCCGCCAACGAGGGCGCAAACCTGCAAAAACTGGCGTCCGGCAGGGTGGATGCCATTATCGTCAGCCGCCCTACCCTGGATTACTTCATCCGCCAGCAGCCAGCCTGGCAAACCCGGTTCAGCATCGCGGATATACCCCACGACGCCTTTGACCGGCACATCCTGATTCCCAAGACGCTGGGTCACCTGCTGCCCGAACTGAACGCGGCGCTTGCCAATCTGGGCCGGGACCCCGAGTGGAAAGCTGCGCAGGACAGTTACCGCTAA
- a CDS encoding M61 family metallopeptidase produces the protein MKPAIRYRIDPVNPEAHLFEVTLTVDNPATTGQLFTLPVWIPGSYLVREFAKNIVRISAEDEAGPVVLNKLDKRSWQAAPAKGVLTVRYTVYGYDLSVRTAYLDTTRAFFNGTSLCLAVEGQTDAPVVVDIVAPTGKDYREWRVATSLPALKAKPYAFGTYQAANYDELIDHPVELGDFTLIQFKACGVPHDFVLSGRLPKIDSKRLAKDVKAICEYQIKLFGEPAPFDRYVFMSFVSGDGYGGLEHRASTALMCSRESLPQPGETGMKTAYRNYLGLISHEYFHTWNVKRIKPAAYAPYPNEGEAYSRLLWAFEGLTSYYDDLCLVRAGLIDEASYLELVSHTITGVLRSPSHAVQTLEDSSFDTWIKYYRPDENAPNALVSYYTKGSLAGLCLDLHIRRETGGKCSLDDVMCALWERYGRDFYNGKPVGVPEDGWERVAEEVTGLPLKPLFDRFLRSTEPLPLAELLETVGVQWQARAQVGAGDKGGWLDKVPATPVWLGARTGTDGGLVKLTHVLSDGPAMLAGLSANDVLVAVDGLKATQANLDTMLASAKAGDKVEVLAFRRDELIKCRVRLDAAPATTVGLKVVQADLAKAAREAWLKA, from the coding sequence ATGAAGCCCGCCATTCGCTACCGTATTGATCCCGTCAACCCCGAAGCGCATTTGTTCGAGGTCACGCTGACTGTCGACAATCCTGCTACCACCGGCCAGTTGTTTACGCTGCCCGTGTGGATTCCGGGCTCGTATCTGGTGCGTGAATTCGCCAAGAACATCGTCCGTATCTCGGCTGAGGACGAGGCCGGCCCGGTAGTGCTGAACAAGCTCGACAAACGCAGCTGGCAGGCCGCACCGGCCAAGGGCGTGTTGACCGTGCGCTATACCGTGTATGGCTATGATCTGTCGGTACGCACGGCCTATCTGGACACCACGCGGGCGTTCTTCAACGGCACCAGCCTGTGTCTGGCCGTGGAAGGGCAGACCGATGCCCCGGTGGTTGTCGACATCGTCGCCCCGACAGGCAAGGATTACCGCGAGTGGCGCGTCGCCACCAGCCTGCCGGCGCTCAAGGCCAAGCCCTATGCCTTTGGCACGTATCAGGCCGCCAATTACGACGAGCTGATTGATCACCCGGTCGAGCTTGGTGATTTCACCCTGATCCAGTTCAAGGCCTGCGGTGTGCCGCATGACTTTGTGCTGTCGGGTCGTCTGCCGAAGATTGATTCCAAGCGCCTGGCCAAGGATGTGAAGGCCATCTGCGAGTATCAGATCAAACTGTTTGGCGAACCTGCGCCGTTTGATCGCTATGTGTTCATGAGCTTTGTGAGCGGTGATGGCTATGGTGGCCTGGAGCACCGCGCCAGCACTGCCTTGATGTGCTCGCGCGAGAGTCTGCCGCAGCCGGGCGAGACCGGCATGAAGACGGCGTATCGCAATTATCTGGGCTTGATCAGTCATGAGTATTTCCATACCTGGAACGTCAAGCGCATCAAGCCGGCGGCTTACGCGCCTTATCCCAATGAGGGCGAGGCCTATAGCCGGCTGCTATGGGCTTTCGAGGGACTCACGAGTTACTACGACGATCTCTGTCTGGTGCGCGCCGGCCTGATCGACGAAGCCAGCTATCTGGAACTGGTGTCGCATACCATCACGGGGGTGCTGCGCAGCCCCAGTCATGCCGTGCAGACGCTGGAAGATTCGAGCTTCGATACCTGGATCAAGTACTACCGCCCTGACGAGAATGCCCCGAATGCCTTGGTGAGTTACTACACCAAGGGCTCGCTGGCTGGCCTGTGCCTGGATCTGCATATCCGCCGGGAAACCGGTGGTAAATGCAGTCTGGACGATGTGATGTGTGCCTTGTGGGAGCGCTACGGCCGCGATTTCTACAACGGCAAGCCGGTAGGTGTGCCCGAGGATGGCTGGGAACGGGTGGCGGAAGAGGTGACCGGCCTCCCGCTCAAGCCGTTGTTCGATCGCTTCCTGCGCAGCACCGAACCCTTGCCACTCGCAGAGCTGCTCGAAACCGTTGGCGTGCAGTGGCAGGCGCGTGCCCAGGTGGGCGCGGGGGACAAAGGCGGCTGGCTCGACAAGGTGCCGGCGACCCCGGTCTGGCTGGGTGCCCGCACCGGCACGGACGGCGGTTTGGTCAAGCTGACCCATGTGCTTAGTGATGGCCCGGCGATGCTGGCGGGCCTGTCTGCCAACGACGTGCTCGTGGCGGTGGATGGGCTCAAAGCCACGCAGGCGAATCTGGATACCATGCTGGCGTCGGCCAAGGCCGGCGACAAGGTGGAGGTGCTGGCGTTCCGCCGTGACGAACTGATCAAGTGCCGGGTACGACTGGATGCGGCCCCGGCCACCACCGTGGGGCTCAAGGTGGTGCAGGCTGATCTGGCCAAGGCCGCCCGCGAGGCCTGGCTCAAGGCCTGA